A part of Cotesia glomerata isolate CgM1 linkage group LG4, MPM_Cglom_v2.3, whole genome shotgun sequence genomic DNA contains:
- the LOC123264155 gene encoding odorant receptor 47a-like isoform X1 yields MLDLEMTNIESDIPSCKQLFNVELFVMKCVGLSSLERAFEVDKNYKIRALKCWEIFLCIAGIFFLSSLIYSLVASLPYYFGKDFSMTCFIISVAFSMSMTLMRLLRIWTCRKKVYQIFGLINKIWEQNTRKRVHLKAQIMKVVDTNKSLRHMYLIVAFILNICYSMRPYIMLLTTYFTLGKNETMTFTEQAFTGVVYPVRTDTRFRYVLLMLMELHISYFGSAYIIIGDMLFVFLTTVLTIHFMVLADDYVSIIDIYRKNNNNLSSIDEVIKRHCSLLYVCQQITYLYSPIVMAMIILNGIDLCCTIFSFQQDFAAGRAEISLAQNLPHALLLISQMIIYCNCAHITTEQIESLTEAVYNSRWVEGDKKVAKAVIILMINTQREYNFTAYGFFILNRQQLTQLFNSTMSYFMLLRNFM; encoded by the exons ATGTTGGATTTGGAGATGACGAATATCGAAAGCGATATTCCATCGTGCAAACAATTATTCAATGTGGAATTATTCGTTATGAAATGCGTCGGATTGAGTTCTTTGGAAAGAGCCTTCGAAGtggataaaaattataaaatacgcGCACTTAAATGttgggaaatttttctttgtatcgctggtatattttttttatcatcgtTAATTTACAGTTTGGTAGCATCTTTGCCTTATTATTTTGGTAAAGATTTTTCTATGACATGTTTCATTATTTCTGTCGCTTTTTCTATGAGCATGACTTTGATGAGG cttttAAGAATATGGACTTGCCGTAAAAAAGTTTACCAAATTTttggattaattaataaaatttgggAACAAAATACAAGAAAAAGAGTTCATTTAAAGGCTCAAATAATGAAAGTTGTCGATACTAACAAGAGTCTCAGACATATGTATTTAATAGTCGCatttatattgaatatttGCTACTCAATGCGGCCATACAT tatGTTACTTACCACGTACTTTACATTGGGGAAAAACGAGACTATGACTTTCACCGAGCAGGCTTTCACCGGGGTGGTTTACCCTGTGAGAACAGACACGCGCTTCAGATACGTACTCCTGATGTTAATGGAACTCCACATATCATATTTTGGTAGCGCGTATATTATTATTGGAGATATGTTGTTTGTATTTTTGACAACAGTGCTAACTATTCATTTTatg gTGCTTGCGGATGATTATGTCTCCATAATTGacatttatcgaaaaaataataataatttatcatctaTTGATGAAGTAATAAAACGTCATTGTTCCTTACTCTA CGTATGTCAACAAATAACGTATCTGTACAGTCCGATAGTCATGgcgatgataattttaaatggtATAGATCTATGTTGTACTATTTTTTCCTTCCAAcaa gaTTTTGCCGCGGGTAGAGCGGAAATTTCACTCGCTCAAAATTTACCCCACgctttattattgatttctcAAATGATAATCTACTGCAATTGCGCACACATTACAACTGAACAG ATTGAATCATTGACAGAAGCGGTGTACAATTCGCGTTGGGTTGAAGGAGATAAAAAAGTTGCTAAagctgttattattttaatgattaatactCAAAGAGAGTACAATTTTACAGCTTAcggattttttattctaaatcgCCAGCAATTGACTCAA ttgtttAATTCGACAATGAGCTACTTTATGTTACTCAGAAATTTTATGTAa
- the LOC123264155 gene encoding uncharacterized protein LOC123264155 isoform X2 — MLDLEMTNIESDIPSCKQLFNVELFVMKCVGLSSLERAFEVDKNYKIRALKCWEIFLCIAGIFFLSSLIYSLVASLPYYFGKDFSMTCFIISVAFSMSMTLMRLLRIWTCRKKVYQIFGLINKIWEQNTRKRVHLKAQIMKVVDTNKSLRHMYLIVAFILNICYSMRPYIMLLTTYFTLGKNETMTFTEQAFTGVVYPVRTDTRFRYVLLMLMELHISYFGSAYIIIGDMLFVFLTTVLTIHFMVLADDYVSIIDIYRKNNNNLSSIDEVIKRHCSLLYVCQQITYLYSPIVMAMIILNGIDLCCTIFSFQQDFAAGRAEISLAQNLPHALLLISQMIIYCNCAHITTEQKRCTIRVGLKEIKKLLKLLLF, encoded by the exons ATGTTGGATTTGGAGATGACGAATATCGAAAGCGATATTCCATCGTGCAAACAATTATTCAATGTGGAATTATTCGTTATGAAATGCGTCGGATTGAGTTCTTTGGAAAGAGCCTTCGAAGtggataaaaattataaaatacgcGCACTTAAATGttgggaaatttttctttgtatcgctggtatattttttttatcatcgtTAATTTACAGTTTGGTAGCATCTTTGCCTTATTATTTTGGTAAAGATTTTTCTATGACATGTTTCATTATTTCTGTCGCTTTTTCTATGAGCATGACTTTGATGAGG cttttAAGAATATGGACTTGCCGTAAAAAAGTTTACCAAATTTttggattaattaataaaatttgggAACAAAATACAAGAAAAAGAGTTCATTTAAAGGCTCAAATAATGAAAGTTGTCGATACTAACAAGAGTCTCAGACATATGTATTTAATAGTCGCatttatattgaatatttGCTACTCAATGCGGCCATACAT tatGTTACTTACCACGTACTTTACATTGGGGAAAAACGAGACTATGACTTTCACCGAGCAGGCTTTCACCGGGGTGGTTTACCCTGTGAGAACAGACACGCGCTTCAGATACGTACTCCTGATGTTAATGGAACTCCACATATCATATTTTGGTAGCGCGTATATTATTATTGGAGATATGTTGTTTGTATTTTTGACAACAGTGCTAACTATTCATTTTatg gTGCTTGCGGATGATTATGTCTCCATAATTGacatttatcgaaaaaataataataatttatcatctaTTGATGAAGTAATAAAACGTCATTGTTCCTTACTCTA CGTATGTCAACAAATAACGTATCTGTACAGTCCGATAGTCATGgcgatgataattttaaatggtATAGATCTATGTTGTACTATTTTTTCCTTCCAAcaa gaTTTTGCCGCGGGTAGAGCGGAAATTTCACTCGCTCAAAATTTACCCCACgctttattattgatttctcAAATGATAATCTACTGCAATTGCGCACACATTACAACTGAACAG AAGCGGTGTACAATTCGCGTTGGGTTGAAGGAGATAAAAAAGTTGCTAAagctgttattattttaa
- the LOC123264160 gene encoding putative methyltransferase C9orf114 produces MSTVVPVGKNFKEHNKIFKENRRKWREERLMKKMAASKPTNSSPPESDSNSAPEVPKKVVPTLSIAVPGSILDNAQSQELRTYLAGQIARAACVYQVDEVVVFDDQGEITELERHSKKVKVETTWQTEGNSTDVAYRRACLQLARILQYLECPQYLRKYFFPLHKDLQFAGLLNPLDAPHHLRQNDYCQFREGVVVDKPLKPGRGSQVNCGLLRDVEIDKTISPNLRVTVKIPEAIDGKKIKGQVVSPRTPKENGIYWGYSVRIARSLSEIIEKCPYKEGYDVIVGTSDKGKSVDHLDDGALVYRRGLIVFGGLAGLEAALEADPKLNFQDPRLLFAEYVNTCPRQGSRTIRTEEAILISLAEMRKKMVPWNEL; encoded by the coding sequence ATGTCAACGGTAGTGCCAGTGGGTAAGAATTTCAAAGAACACAACAAGATCTTCAAAGAAAACCGTCGAAAATGGCGCGAGGAGCGTTTGATGAAGAAAATGGCCGCTTCTAAGCCCACCAATTCTTCTCCACCAGAGTCTGACTCTAATTCTGCACCTGAGGTGCCTAAAAAAGTGGTTCCAACTTTATCAATCGCAGTTCCTGGGTCTATATTAGACAACGCACAGTCCCAAGAATTGCGGACGTACCTAGCTGGGCAAATCGCAAGAGCGGCTTGCGTTTACCAGGTAGATGAAGTGGTGGTCTTTGACGACCAGGGTGAGATCACGGAATTGGAAAGACATTCTAAGAAGGTTAAGGTTGAGACCACCTGGCAGACTGAAGGGAATAGCACAGATGTGGCTTATAGAAGAGCTTGCCTACAATTGGCCAGGATCCTTCAGTACTTGGAGTGTCCCCAGTACTTGAGGAAGTACTTCTTCCCTTTGCACAAAGATCTGCAATTTGCAGGATTGTTGAACCCTTTGGATGCTCCGCACCATCTTAGGCAGAACGACTATTGCCAGTTCAGAGAGGGCGTTGTGGTAGACAAGCCGCTGAAGCCTGGAAGAGGCTCCCAAGTTAATTGCGGATTGTTAAGGGACGTTGAGATTGATAAGACGATTAGTCCTAATCTCAGGGTCACTGTTAAGATCCCGGAAGCGATTGACGGTAAAAAGATCAAGGGCCAGGTTGTGAGTCCAAGGACTCCCAAGGAAAATGGAATCTACTGGGGATATTCTGTGAGAATTGCGAGGAGCTTGTCGGAGATTATTGAAAAGTGCCCCTATAAGGAAGGCTATGATGTTATTGTAGGTACTTCGGATAAAGGAAAAAGTGTTGATCACCTGGATGATGGAGCGCTGGTTTATAGGAGAGGCTTGATCGTCTTCGGAGGACTCGCGGGACTTGAAGCGGCGCTTGAAGCTGATCCCAAGCTGAATTTTCAGGATCCCAGGTTGCTCTTTGCGGAGTATGTTAATACTTGTCCGAGGCAAGGGTCTAGGACGATTAGGACCGAGGAGGCGATTCTGATCAGTCTTGCGGAGATGAGGAAGAAAATGGTACCCTGGAAtgaattgtaa
- the LOC123264162 gene encoding ribulose-phosphate 3-epimerase: MAKKLTAKIGPSILNADLSILYEESAKLVTNGADYLHLDVMDGNFVPNMTFGHPVVKCLRRKIKDVVFETHMMVTKPDQWIEPMADAGVDRYIFHVESADDVKAVCKKIREAGMKVGVALNPGTPVDVVTEYVDLADMVLVMTVEPGFGGQKFMESQMTKVKWLRENYPDLDIEVDGGVGPSTIDICAKAGANMIVSGTAVINSPDQKKTISTLKESVTKYLTN; the protein is encoded by the exons atggccaaaaaattgacagctaaAATTGGACCATCAATATTGAACGCAGATTTATCAATCCTGTACGAAGAGTCAGCAAAATTAGTAACAAATGGAGCGGACTACTTGCACTTGGACGTAATGGACGGTAATTTTGTTCCCAACATGACCTTCGGCCACCCTGTTGTGAAATGCTTGCGCAGGAAAATCAAGGACGTAGTCTTCGAGACCCACATGATGGTGACGAAACCTGATCAG tGGATTGAACCGATGGCTGACGCCGGAGTTGACCGGTACATTTTTCATGTTGAATCAGCTGATGATGTCAAGGCTGtttgtaagaaaataagaGAAGCTGGTATGaag gTTGGAGTGGCTCTGAATCCCGGAACTCCGGTGGATGTAGTAACAGAGTATGTTGACTTGGCGGACATGGTACTGGTGATGACAGTTGAACCTGGGTTTGGCGGGCAGAAGTTCATGGAGAGCCAAATGACCAAGGTCAAGTGGCTCAGGGAGAATTATCCTGATCTGGATATTGAAGTTGATGGTGGAGTTGGTCCTAGCACTATTGATATTTGTGCTAAG GCTGGAGCAAATATGATAGTCTCAGGAACAGCTGTGATAAATTCACCCGACCAAAAAAAGACAATATCAACCCTAAAGGAATCAGTTACAAAATACTTAACAAACTAA
- the LOC123264152 gene encoding CTP synthase, whose protein sequence is MKYILVTGGVISGIGKGVIASSFGTILKECGIAVTSIKIDPYINIDAGTFSPYEHGEVYVLDDGGEVDLDLGNYERFLDITLHRDNNITTGKVYQHVINKERHGDYLGKTVQVVPHITDCIQEWVERVSQQPVTESNSQPRVCVIELGGTIGDIEGMPFVEAFRQFQFRVKKENFCVAHVSLVPQPRSTGEPKTKPTQASVRELRGLGLSPDLIVCRSEQPIGPSVKDKVSNFCHVAPEQVITIHDLSSIYRVPLLMESQGVIEFLNERLQLDLPHVGPERPRSFMRKWRDLADRFDHLRKEVNIALVGKYTKLEDAYASVTKALQHASLEVGYKLNLTYIEAANLENGTLAENPVLYHEAWQKLCKSDGVIVPGGFGKRGIEGKISACKWCRVNSKPMLGICLGLQVAVIEFARNVLGLEAANSMEINPETEHPVIVDMPEYNGDEKGGTMRLGKRFTKFKESTPSVIKALYGSVDGVEERHRHRYEVNPAFVSNLEAAGLKFVGQDTTGQRMEIIELEGHDYYVATQYHPEYLSRPMKPSAPFLGLILASVGKLKSYLAKGCRLTPRNLSDNDSDEEEQKIVKAKETKSD, encoded by the exons atgaagtaCATACTAGTGACTGGTGGAGTAATTAGCGGTATTGGCAAGGGAGTTATTGCAAGTTCATTTGGGACAATATTAAAAGAATGCGGAATTGCTGTGACGTCGATTAAAATTGATCCgtatattaatattgatgCTGGAACATTTTCTCCGTATGAgcatg GTGAAGTTTACGTCCTTGACGATGGTGGAGAAGTGGACCTTGACCTCGGTAACTACGAGCGATTCCTGGATATTACCTTGCACCGTGACAACAACATAACCACCGGCAAAGTGTACCAGCATGTCATCAACAAGGAGCGCCATGGTGACTACCTCGGCAAAACAGTCCAAG TGGTGCCTCACATAACCGACTGCATCCAAGAATGGGTCGAAAGAGTGTCCCAGCAGCCGGTAACAGAGTCCAACAGTCAACCTCGGGTCTGTGTAATAGAACTCGGCGGGACAATAGGAGACATAGAGGGCATGCCTTTTGTAGAAGCGTTCCGTCAGTTCCAGTTCCGCGTCAAAAAAGAGAACTTCTGCGTGGCGCACGTGTCGCTTGTTCCACAACCACGGAGCACAGGCGAGCCTAAAACAAAGCCGACTCAAGCTTCAGTTCGGGAACTTCGCGGCCTGGGCCTATCACCTGATTTGATAGTCTGCCGCTCGGAGCAGCCAATCGGGCCCTCAGTTAAAGACAAAGTATCCAACTTCTGCCACGTGGCTCCGGAACAAGTCATCACAATCCACGATCTCAGCTCCATCTATCGTGTTCCATTATTAATGGAGTCTCAAGGAGTCATCGAGTTCCTCAACGAGCGGCTGCAGCTGGATCTTCCGCACGTAGGGCCAGAAAGGCCAAGGAGCTTCATGCGCAAGTGGCGCGACCTAGCGGATAGATTTGACCACCTGAGAAAAGAAGTCAATATTGCTCTTGTTGGGAAATATACTAAGTTAGAAGACGCTTATGCTTCTGTTACTAAAGCGTTGCAGCATGCGAGCTTAGAAGTgggttataaattgaatttaacttACATTGAAGCGGCTAATTTGGAAAATGGAACTCTTGCGGAAAATCCTGTGCTTTATCACGAAGCTTGGCAGAAATTGTGCAAGAGCGATGGCGTTATTGTTCCCGGAGGGTTTGGCAAGAGAGGAATTGAGGGAAAAATTTCAGCTTGTAAGTGGTGCAGGGTCAATTCTAAACCGATGTTGGGAATTTGTCTGGGATTGCAAGTCGCTGTTATTGAATTTGCGAGGAATGTTTTGGGACTGGAAGCTGCTAATAGTATGGAGATTAATCCTGAGACAGAGCATCCGGTTATTGTTGATATGCCGGAGTATAATGGCGATGAGAAAGGAGGGACTATGAGGTTGGGCAAAAG atttaccAAATTCAAAGAATCAACACCATCTGTGATAAAAGCCCTATACGGAAGCGTCGACGGAGTAGAAGAGCGACATCGCCACAGGTACGAAGTAAACCCAGCGTTTGTGAGCAACCTCGAAGCCGCGGGGCTTAAATTTGTTGGCCAGGACACAACCGGCCAGAGGATGGAAATAATTGAGCTAGAAGGTCACGATTATTATGTAGCTACTCAGTATCATCCTGAGTACTTGTCCAGGCCGATGAAACCTTCAGCACCCTTCTTAGGGCTGATTTTAGCTAgtgttggaaaattaaaaagctaCTTAGCAAAAGGGTGCCGACTTACCCCCAGGAACTTGAGCGACAATGACAGTGATGAGGAGGAACAGAAAATTGTCAAGGCCAAGGAGACTAAGTCAGATTaa
- the LOC123262704 gene encoding trafficking protein particle complex subunit 1: MTIHNLYIFSKNGVLLYYNEWNRLNKSGITKEEEAKLMYGMLFSIKSFVNKISPLDPKEGFLYYKTSKYSLHYLETPSGLNFVLNTDTASQNVRELLQQLYRQVYVEYVVKNPFCKLNEPIQSELFKSKVDELMKKSPIYLNRSL, translated from the exons atgactattcataatttatatattttttctaaaaatggaGTTTTGTTGTATTATAACGAGTGGAATCGATTGAACAAATCTGGCATTACCAAAGAAGAG GAAGCTAAACTGATGTACGGAATGTTGTTCTCAATAAAATCCTTCGTGAACAAAATCTCACCTCTGGACCCCAAAGAAGGGTTCCTCTACTACAAAACCAGCAAATACTCACTCCACTACCTCGAAACTCCTTCCGGCCTCAATTTTGTCCTGAACACCGACACCGCTTCGCAGAACGTCCGAGAGCTTCTTCAGCAGCTCTACCGGCAAGTCTACGTCGAGTACGTCGTAAAGAACCCCTTCTGCAAATTAAACGAGCCAATACAGAGTGAATTGTTCAAAAGCAAAGTTGACGAGCTGATGAAAAAATCTCCTATATATTTAAATCGTTCAttgtaa